A genomic window from Luteolibacter sp. LG18 includes:
- a CDS encoding polysaccharide lyase family 8 super-sandwich domain-containing protein, with the protein MLRWLSLLWICVASVCPAAEADLDRAIAQFRNFQLGKAAAGMQDTNEGRPADAKVDRSIRSLKPDGSWPDIDYGGKARSAWQPAEHVGRLRAMVGSVAKNEGNRAETLAAVHRAFAFWIKADLQCPNWWYNNIGIPKELATCGLLLGKDLLPEEKRFLTEVLMPRSKIAMTGQNRQWLAGNTLMFGLLKRDEAVVGEASGVIWNEVQVTEKEGIQPDHSFHQHGPQQQFGNYGLAFAVEIGRWAIMLTRTPWALPATKLEAYRHFLLDGEAWICWRGVMDIGACGRQFRPGAPESKASTITSALGCAAEFDRDSAPAYQAAAKRNQPGAPNDLTGNRFFWRSDGMVQRNADWCATLKMSSNRVIGAEIVNDENLSGYHLGDGMLLLYRGGGEYRDIFPVWDWRKLPGTTCAQNDLPRLGHSAVPRDFIGGLSNGGQGLAVMDYARDGASARKAWFFNDTTVVCLGAAITGNGKENVVTTLEQSLLQGPPHGQQDGRPTTPVSGTLSGLEWIEHGGFRYSLLEKAPLTLASRPATGNWSRVFRNPGTPKADVTKPLFLLTLDHGSQPKNARYAYALSPAGEAPRMKLLANSDDLQAVQITPDLTGLAFWKAGTFKTPSGAPVTVGQPCVALLDTAKRELRVADPTQKLTSLQVTLGSAARTVDLPSGGRAGTAVVVK; encoded by the coding sequence ATGCTCCGTTGGTTGTCGTTGTTGTGGATTTGCGTCGCGTCCGTCTGCCCTGCCGCAGAAGCGGATCTGGACCGCGCCATCGCCCAATTCCGGAATTTCCAATTGGGCAAGGCGGCAGCCGGGATGCAGGACACCAACGAGGGCCGCCCCGCGGACGCCAAGGTGGACCGCTCCATCCGCAGCTTGAAACCGGATGGCTCCTGGCCGGACATCGACTACGGTGGCAAGGCCCGGTCCGCCTGGCAACCCGCCGAGCACGTGGGGCGGTTGCGGGCGATGGTCGGATCGGTGGCCAAAAATGAAGGCAACCGCGCCGAAACCCTCGCCGCGGTCCACCGCGCCTTCGCCTTCTGGATCAAAGCCGACCTCCAGTGCCCGAACTGGTGGTACAACAACATCGGCATCCCGAAGGAGCTCGCCACCTGCGGTCTGCTGCTCGGCAAGGACCTGCTGCCGGAGGAAAAGCGGTTCCTCACCGAGGTGCTGATGCCGCGCTCGAAGATCGCCATGACCGGCCAGAACCGCCAGTGGCTGGCGGGAAATACCCTCATGTTCGGCCTGCTCAAGCGCGATGAGGCGGTGGTGGGCGAGGCCTCCGGAGTGATCTGGAACGAGGTGCAGGTCACCGAAAAGGAAGGCATCCAGCCGGACCACAGCTTCCACCAGCACGGGCCGCAGCAGCAGTTTGGCAACTACGGTTTGGCCTTCGCCGTGGAGATCGGCCGCTGGGCGATCATGCTCACCCGCACGCCGTGGGCCCTTCCGGCCACGAAACTGGAGGCCTACCGGCACTTCCTCCTCGATGGCGAGGCATGGATCTGCTGGCGCGGCGTAATGGACATCGGCGCCTGCGGCCGCCAGTTCCGCCCCGGCGCGCCGGAGAGCAAGGCGTCCACCATCACCAGCGCCCTCGGGTGCGCGGCCGAGTTCGACCGGGACAGCGCTCCCGCCTATCAGGCCGCCGCGAAACGCAACCAACCCGGCGCGCCCAACGACCTCACTGGCAACCGCTTCTTCTGGCGCTCCGATGGCATGGTGCAGCGCAATGCCGACTGGTGCGCCACCTTGAAAATGTCATCGAACCGCGTGATCGGCGCGGAAATCGTCAACGACGAGAACCTCTCCGGCTACCACCTCGGCGATGGCATGCTGCTGCTCTACCGCGGTGGCGGCGAATACCGGGACATCTTCCCGGTCTGGGACTGGCGGAAACTTCCCGGCACCACCTGCGCTCAGAACGATCTCCCGCGTCTCGGCCATTCGGCGGTGCCGCGCGATTTCATCGGCGGCCTCTCGAACGGCGGCCAAGGCCTCGCCGTGATGGACTATGCCCGCGATGGTGCCAGCGCCCGCAAAGCGTGGTTTTTCAACGACACCACGGTGGTCTGCCTCGGGGCCGCCATCACCGGCAACGGCAAGGAGAACGTCGTCACCACCCTCGAGCAATCCCTTCTCCAAGGACCACCCCACGGCCAACAGGACGGCCGCCCCACCACGCCCGTGTCCGGCACCCTCTCCGGCCTCGAATGGATCGAGCACGGCGGCTTCCGCTACAGCCTGTTGGAAAAAGCCCCGCTCACCCTCGCCTCCAGACCCGCCACCGGAAACTGGAGCCGCGTTTTCCGGAACCCGGGCACGCCGAAGGCCGATGTCACCAAGCCGCTCTTCCTCCTCACGCTCGACCACGGTTCCCAGCCGAAAAACGCCCGCTACGCCTACGCCCTCTCCCCGGCGGGCGAGGCCCCGCGGATGAAGCTGCTGGCGAACTCCGACGACCTCCAGGCCGTCCAGATCACCCCGGACCTCACCGGTCTGGCCTTCTGGAAAGCGGGCACCTTCAAGACCCCGTCCGGCGCGCCGGTGACCGTCGGCCAGCCCTGCGTGGCCCTCCTCGATACCGCGAAACGCGAGCTACGCGTGGCCGATCCGACCCAGAAACTCACCTCGCTGCAAGTCACCCTCGGCAGTGCGGCCCGCACCGTGGACCTGCCCTCGGGAGGCCGGGCGGGCACCGCCGTGGTGGTGAAGTAG
- a CDS encoding type II toxin-antitoxin system VapC family toxin, which produces MNRLLDTNVCIDVLRGRKNVVARISACSPKECFISVITEFELFQGAARAPVERRTDEHAKVARLVSCLPIVPFDSECARIAAQVNADLLHAGTPVSITDVFIAATALRHGWPVVTNNKRDFQRISGLTLEDWR; this is translated from the coding sequence GTGAACCGGCTGCTCGATACGAATGTCTGCATCGACGTGCTGCGGGGCCGGAAGAACGTGGTGGCGCGCATTTCGGCCTGTTCGCCGAAGGAGTGCTTCATCTCCGTCATCACGGAGTTTGAGTTGTTCCAAGGGGCCGCCCGGGCTCCCGTGGAGCGGCGGACCGATGAACACGCCAAGGTGGCCCGGCTGGTGTCGTGCCTTCCGATTGTTCCTTTCGATTCCGAGTGTGCAAGGATCGCGGCCCAGGTGAATGCCGATCTGCTTCATGCGGGGACGCCGGTCAGCATCACCGATGTGTTTATCGCGGCCACCGCGTTGCGGCATGGTTGGCCGGTGGTGACGAACAACAAGCGCGACTTCCAGCGCATTTCCGGTCTGACATTGGAAGACTGGCGTTGA
- the infC gene encoding translation initiation factor IF-3 translates to MTRINDRIRAPRVRVVMANGDQLGVMSSREALAKAQSLGLDLVEIAAQADPPVCKIVDYGKYKYEQAKLKKNQKSKNASRMKEVKFRVGTDTHDYNIKMGRAEGFLDTGHKVRFILQFRGRENAHKDLGFVVMKKIVEDLKTIGQVDQEARLNGRAIGMTLSPLPPHQRKRKFQLYHGELLEEDDFDDDHEDDFDESVGDDGDEGETEESVASGESES, encoded by the coding sequence ATGACGCGGATCAACGACCGAATCCGCGCCCCGCGCGTCCGCGTCGTCATGGCGAACGGGGACCAGCTCGGCGTGATGAGTTCACGCGAAGCCCTCGCCAAAGCCCAGTCGCTCGGCCTCGACCTCGTCGAGATCGCCGCGCAGGCCGATCCGCCGGTCTGCAAGATCGTCGACTACGGCAAGTACAAGTACGAGCAGGCGAAGCTGAAGAAGAACCAGAAGTCGAAGAACGCCAGCCGCATGAAGGAAGTGAAATTCCGCGTCGGCACGGACACCCACGACTACAACATCAAGATGGGCCGGGCCGAGGGCTTCCTCGACACGGGCCACAAGGTTCGCTTCATCCTCCAGTTCCGTGGTCGTGAAAACGCCCACAAGGACCTCGGCTTCGTGGTGATGAAGAAGATCGTGGAGGATCTCAAGACGATCGGCCAGGTGGACCAGGAGGCCCGCCTCAATGGCCGTGCCATCGGCATGACCCTCTCGCCGCTGCCGCCGCACCAGCGGAAGCGGAAGTTCCAGCTTTATCACGGCGAACTCCTCGAGGAGGACGACTTCGACGACGATCACGAGGACGATTTCGACGAGAGCGTCGGCGACGACGGTGACGAGGGCGAGACGGAGGAATCCGTGGCGTCCGGCGAATCCGAATCCTGA
- the thrS gene encoding threonine--tRNA ligase, giving the protein MSAERKTLDERQQMTDLERLRHSCAHVMATAILRIWPDAQFAYGPPIETGFYYDFEMKHRITPDDFEKIEAEMKKIAKENQKFERRVISREEAKAMAESGRLGGLSERPGNPSRFKLDLIDKIPEGEEISCFQNGEFIDLCAGPHVGYTAKCKNVKLMSVSSSFYLGDESKGSLQRLYGTAFENKELLEQHLVRLEEAKKRDHRRLGRELHLFHIDEEVGQGLILWKPKGALIRRSLQDFITAELDKQGYSQVFTPHIGKLDLYRTSGHFPYYQESQYPAIAERDVLEKLADEDATCSQLINGLSDGTYEGYMLKPMNCPHHIKIFASEHRSYRDLPVRLAEFGTVYRWEQSGELGGMTRVRGFTQDDAHLFCTPDQVAEEVTKCLDLVKKVLGTLGMGDYRVRLSLRDPESDKYVGKAENWDKAENALRSAVQVLGVEYTEELGEAAFYGPKIDFVVKDVIGRDWQLGTVQVDYNLPERFKLSYIGADNTQHTPVMIHRAPFGSLERFTGLLIEHFEGKFPAWLAPEQVRVLPISEKTLETAEAVTAKLADAGIRVTIDRDSDKIGAKIRNARLERIPYMLVIGQREEEEGTVSVRHRDKDDLGSKPVDEFLAELKAEIAERRL; this is encoded by the coding sequence ATGTCAGCCGAACGGAAGACCCTCGACGAGCGCCAGCAGATGACGGACCTGGAGCGCCTGCGCCACTCCTGCGCCCACGTCATGGCCACCGCCATCCTGCGGATCTGGCCGGACGCCCAGTTTGCCTACGGTCCGCCGATCGAGACCGGCTTCTATTACGACTTCGAGATGAAGCACCGGATCACGCCGGATGACTTCGAGAAGATCGAGGCGGAGATGAAGAAGATCGCGAAGGAGAACCAGAAGTTCGAGCGCCGCGTCATTTCCCGAGAGGAAGCCAAGGCGATGGCCGAAAGCGGCCGTCTCGGCGGTCTCTCCGAGCGCCCGGGCAACCCGAGCCGCTTCAAGCTCGACCTGATCGACAAGATCCCCGAGGGCGAGGAGATCTCCTGCTTCCAGAACGGCGAGTTCATCGACCTCTGCGCAGGCCCGCACGTGGGCTACACGGCGAAGTGCAAGAACGTGAAGCTGATGTCGGTGTCCTCGTCCTTCTACCTGGGCGATGAATCGAAGGGCAGCCTGCAGCGCCTCTACGGCACGGCTTTCGAAAACAAGGAACTCCTCGAGCAGCACCTGGTGCGTCTGGAGGAGGCGAAGAAGCGCGACCACCGCCGCCTCGGCCGCGAGCTGCACCTGTTCCATATCGATGAAGAAGTCGGCCAGGGCCTGATCCTGTGGAAACCGAAGGGTGCGCTCATCCGCCGCTCGCTCCAGGACTTCATCACCGCCGAGCTCGACAAGCAGGGCTACTCGCAGGTGTTCACGCCGCACATCGGCAAGCTCGATCTCTACCGCACCTCCGGCCACTTCCCGTATTACCAGGAAAGCCAGTACCCGGCGATCGCCGAGCGCGACGTGCTCGAAAAGCTCGCCGACGAGGACGCGACCTGCTCGCAGCTCATCAACGGCCTCTCCGACGGCACGTACGAAGGCTACATGCTGAAGCCGATGAACTGCCCGCACCACATCAAGATCTTCGCGAGCGAACACCGCTCGTATCGCGATCTGCCGGTGCGCCTGGCCGAGTTCGGCACGGTGTACCGCTGGGAGCAGTCCGGCGAGCTCGGCGGCATGACCCGCGTCCGCGGCTTCACGCAGGACGATGCCCACCTGTTCTGCACGCCCGACCAAGTGGCGGAGGAAGTCACGAAGTGCCTCGACCTCGTGAAGAAGGTGCTCGGCACCCTCGGCATGGGCGACTACCGCGTGCGCCTTTCGCTCCGTGATCCGGAGTCCGACAAGTACGTCGGCAAGGCGGAGAACTGGGACAAGGCGGAGAACGCCCTGCGCAGCGCCGTGCAGGTGCTCGGCGTGGAATACACCGAGGAACTCGGCGAAGCCGCGTTCTACGGACCGAAGATCGACTTCGTGGTGAAGGACGTGATCGGCCGCGACTGGCAGCTCGGCACCGTGCAGGTGGACTACAACCTGCCTGAGCGCTTCAAGCTTTCCTACATCGGCGCGGACAATACCCAGCACACGCCGGTGATGATCCACCGCGCGCCGTTTGGCTCGCTGGAGCGTTTCACCGGCCTGCTCATCGAGCACTTCGAGGGCAAGTTCCCGGCGTGGCTCGCTCCGGAGCAGGTCCGCGTGCTGCCGATCTCCGAGAAGACGCTCGAAACGGCGGAAGCCGTGACCGCGAAGCTCGCCGACGCCGGCATCCGCGTCACCATCGACCGCGATTCCGACAAGATCGGCGCGAAGATCCGCAACGCCCGCCTCGAGCGCATCCCCTACATGCTGGTCATCGGCCAGCGCGAGGAGGAGGAAGGCACCGTTTCCGTCCGCCACCGTGACAAGGACGACCTCGGCTCGAAGCCCGTCGACGAGTTCCTCGCCGAGCTGAAGGCGGAGATCGCCGAGCGGCGGTTGTGA
- a CDS encoding autotransporter-associated beta strand repeat-containing protein, with product MKTPRFSLFASVFALVISSPAHATDIVWNGSLGAGPSVWNLTTNWTGSVIPNSSTDRGDLRKDWTAAPTLNLTAATTVNGILFDDTGASGDVAMTLSNNSVAGNTLTLAGTTPSMDVTGSLSISGVLAGNTAWTKTGTGTLNLANVANTSTAGVSVTGGTLQLGSLTTTQTYAFAGTSLSLASGTTLSLGGSSGGTITHTYNFAGLGTNPISVTDATLSFTSTNATTKAFNAALAFTGTNTITYTASSFTHSLNLNKAITGSGTLNFNFSGGGTRSVNIATGLTNNFTGAVVLNTGAATTTFNLGSALGASSYEVRNGWNLVNGVAGGLNSASSISLVNSGSAITLNNPVVNAAATLTQAASTTVTVGTGASTVGTLTVNGAATVTGTTGSLAFTTANLNAGLSGTGTLAPAVSGTITNAAATATLTVANPIAFSTSGVSVAVSDVSADANADLIFSGTLSGTTGFAKTGAGTLRFAGSGNFGGQVAVNNGKIEFLSFSPTGVTGGFSGTGNIDVKGTSVVTLGGSSTGYTGTVTVADGASLGGEAVLGGPLVVGTLNGAKLWPDVSTPTAALTATDVTLNGLTPILFPTPPAPGTYTVLNYTGTLNGSAANLAANYRGASLDMGTGTNSAITLTIGLPVSLFWMDMAGNHTWDTGTSASWYHAGDADRFYTADVVVFNDYPGVMQDVVVATEGVAPGSMTVSNSSVDYSFNGGPISGVTGVTKDGNASVTFSTPNTYTGNTVLNGGSIRVGTTGALGAGTLSLATGALTTAGLSAVSISNPVSVDGNVTLGSPTYTGALTLSGNVALTASRTVTVESPVTLSGVVGGAFNLTKDGADTLTLTGTNTYGNTTVAGGTLQVGAGGAAGVLPAAASVNSGTTLRYFRSDTPTLANVFSGNGTLAFKGTGTSAQSSYSLTGANTITGTVAAENGARVQADNSAGTRYGTAVVQVQSGGQAYLSAGTFANDFNIVGNGWTEGSGQLGAIRVNATITGSVTLSGPARIAPYSGTGTISGALIGTDPLEIGASTSASFTGTLNYSGNGMGYTGLATVSQGTLNLTGTLGGSLAISSSTYAATLAGEGSVAGNLTLGNGSIGSNVTIDPATPGAFTAGSTLTVLNTATVGFTNIPAAGGTFTVLRHGGTTATPSNFAVAGSAGYRTAPVFDTTTDPTAVTVQVTPGSAITWKGNSSAVWDVNTTVNWLGAGAVAEKFYTLDSVTFDDTATVFAPTLAVAVSPASVTFNNSANAYTLTGAGSIGGTGGLVKSGTNSLTLSTANTFTGDVAINGGKLVMGNAAALGNATIKNVTVANGGQLDLAGFSPGTTRSFTYKIAGTGADGNGALTNSTTTSIAGNSGILNLELTADATVGGAGRFDIGGTAGTGIVTGNGHTLTKVGASQIQLRGDATGTPIAIVVQAGTLGAENVDTAFGGATGSVSVANGATVGTYGARTIATPVSLAAGATLTNLGTGTGTWTGPISVAGDATVNPAGQIINLNGVVSGAGGITVLPNGGTLNFAGANTFSGGLLIGTTNTTATTVNIATGSTFTVAAGKLVQLGNNSGTGSFSNQTLTVSGAVTSAGTLFMGRAGTVTLNSGATWDQSGDVAANAQGGYPGTLNVNTGSTFTYTGSTTVKVNGGSTGIGTISIGGLFVTSMGFEQNLTPSGSGYGVVTLAGGTVRLTADVPQLTTSNRFTLGSGGGTIDTNGHNASLSYAISGAGNALTKAGVGRLTLTGACTYSGATTVTGGTLAGTGSASSAVTVNSGTHLAPGTTTGTFNCAGAVLASGSTLDIEISSSGGTADKVVSTGDVTITGANATFTEIGTGALAGGTKLVILDYTGKTLTGTFNGLAEGATVTVGANSFTLSYTDASRITLTAAAGAGYSGWASTNAGGQAANLDFDGDGVKNGVEYLMGATGSSQTANPGVVNGKIIWPKEPSAAVTWAVETSPDLSVWTAATSGVTDLGTSIEYVVPTGAAKRFVRLRVTAP from the coding sequence ATGAAAACCCCTCGTTTCTCTTTGTTTGCCTCTGTTTTCGCGCTGGTGATTTCCTCCCCCGCCCATGCCACCGACATTGTCTGGAATGGCAGCCTCGGAGCGGGTCCTTCGGTCTGGAACCTGACCACCAACTGGACCGGCAGCGTCATCCCCAACAGCAGCACCGACCGCGGTGACCTGCGGAAGGATTGGACCGCGGCCCCGACGTTGAATCTGACGGCGGCCACCACGGTGAATGGCATCTTGTTCGACGACACCGGGGCGTCCGGGGACGTGGCGATGACGCTCTCCAACAACTCGGTGGCGGGCAACACGCTGACGCTCGCGGGCACCACGCCGTCGATGGATGTCACCGGCTCGCTCTCGATCAGCGGCGTGCTCGCGGGCAACACCGCCTGGACGAAGACGGGCACGGGCACGCTCAACCTGGCCAACGTCGCCAACACCTCCACGGCCGGAGTGTCGGTGACCGGAGGCACCCTCCAGCTTGGAAGCCTCACGACCACCCAGACCTATGCTTTCGCGGGTACTTCGCTTTCGTTGGCGAGTGGCACGACCTTGTCGCTCGGGGGCAGCAGCGGAGGCACGATCACACACACCTACAATTTCGCAGGGCTGGGCACCAATCCGATCAGCGTGACCGACGCGACCCTCAGCTTCACATCGACCAACGCCACTACCAAGGCTTTCAACGCGGCGCTGGCGTTCACGGGCACCAACACGATCACCTACACGGCATCGAGCTTCACCCACTCCCTCAATCTCAACAAGGCGATCACCGGCAGCGGCACGCTCAACTTCAATTTCAGCGGCGGCGGCACCCGCTCCGTCAACATCGCCACCGGCCTGACCAACAACTTCACCGGCGCGGTGGTGCTCAATACCGGTGCCGCGACCACCACCTTCAATCTGGGCAGCGCGCTCGGGGCTTCCTCCTACGAGGTTCGGAACGGTTGGAACCTGGTCAATGGCGTGGCCGGAGGCCTGAACAGCGCCAGCTCCATCTCGCTGGTGAACAGCGGTTCCGCCATCACGCTCAACAATCCGGTGGTGAATGCCGCGGCCACCCTCACCCAGGCTGCGAGCACCACCGTGACGGTGGGCACCGGCGCTTCGACGGTGGGCACGCTGACGGTGAACGGTGCCGCCACGGTGACGGGTACGACCGGCTCGTTGGCGTTCACCACCGCGAACCTCAATGCGGGATTGTCCGGCACGGGTACGCTCGCTCCCGCGGTTTCCGGCACGATCACGAATGCCGCCGCCACGGCCACGCTGACGGTGGCCAACCCGATCGCGTTTTCCACCAGCGGGGTTTCGGTGGCGGTGTCGGACGTGTCCGCGGACGCCAATGCCGACCTGATTTTCAGCGGCACGCTGAGCGGCACCACCGGCTTCGCGAAAACCGGGGCGGGCACCTTGCGCTTCGCCGGTTCCGGCAACTTCGGCGGCCAGGTGGCGGTGAACAATGGCAAGATCGAGTTCCTCAGTTTCTCTCCGACCGGGGTGACCGGGGGCTTCAGCGGCACCGGCAACATCGACGTCAAAGGGACGTCCGTGGTCACGCTGGGCGGAAGCTCCACCGGCTACACCGGCACCGTGACGGTGGCGGATGGGGCATCGCTGGGAGGAGAGGCGGTGCTGGGCGGTCCGCTGGTGGTGGGAACCTTGAATGGCGCGAAGCTATGGCCGGATGTGTCCACGCCGACGGCGGCGCTCACGGCCACCGATGTGACGTTGAACGGACTGACGCCGATCCTTTTTCCCACGCCTCCCGCGCCGGGAACCTACACGGTGCTGAACTACACCGGGACCCTCAATGGCTCGGCAGCGAATCTGGCCGCCAACTATCGCGGAGCCTCGCTCGACATGGGCACCGGCACGAACAGCGCCATCACCCTGACCATCGGGCTGCCGGTGTCGCTGTTCTGGATGGACATGGCGGGCAACCACACCTGGGACACGGGCACGTCCGCCAGTTGGTATCATGCCGGGGATGCGGATCGTTTCTACACCGCCGATGTGGTGGTCTTCAATGATTACCCCGGCGTGATGCAGGACGTGGTGGTGGCGACAGAAGGGGTGGCTCCGGGGAGCATGACGGTCAGCAACAGCTCGGTGGACTACTCGTTCAATGGCGGGCCCATCAGCGGCGTGACCGGAGTGACGAAGGATGGCAATGCCTCCGTGACCTTCTCCACGCCGAACACCTATACCGGCAACACCGTGTTGAACGGCGGCTCCATCCGCGTGGGGACGACCGGCGCGCTCGGCGCCGGGACCTTGTCGCTGGCCACTGGGGCGCTCACGACCGCGGGCTTGTCGGCGGTTTCGATTTCCAATCCGGTTTCCGTCGATGGAAACGTCACCCTTGGCAGCCCGACCTACACCGGCGCGTTGACCTTGTCCGGAAACGTGGCGCTCACCGCGAGCCGCACGGTGACGGTGGAGTCTCCGGTCACCCTTTCCGGTGTCGTCGGCGGGGCCTTCAATCTCACAAAGGACGGCGCGGACACGCTGACGCTGACCGGCACGAACACCTATGGCAACACGACGGTGGCGGGCGGTACGCTGCAGGTCGGAGCGGGCGGAGCGGCCGGGGTGCTGCCTGCGGCGGCGAGCGTCAACAGCGGGACGACGCTGCGCTATTTCCGGAGCGATACCCCCACGCTGGCCAACGTGTTTTCCGGCAACGGCACGCTGGCGTTCAAAGGGACGGGTACTTCCGCGCAATCGTCCTACAGCTTGACCGGCGCGAACACGATCACCGGCACGGTGGCGGCGGAAAACGGCGCGCGCGTCCAGGCGGATAACAGCGCGGGCACGCGCTACGGCACGGCGGTGGTCCAGGTGCAGTCCGGCGGGCAGGCGTATCTCTCCGCGGGCACCTTCGCCAATGATTTCAACATCGTCGGCAATGGCTGGACGGAAGGTTCGGGGCAGCTCGGCGCGATCCGGGTGAACGCCACCATCACCGGCTCGGTGACCTTGTCTGGCCCGGCGCGCATCGCTCCGTACTCGGGCACCGGCACGATCAGTGGGGCGTTGATCGGCACCGATCCTCTGGAGATCGGCGCGTCGACGTCCGCGAGCTTCACGGGCACCCTGAACTACTCCGGCAATGGCATGGGCTACACCGGGCTGGCCACCGTTTCGCAGGGGACGCTGAACCTGACCGGCACGCTGGGCGGGAGCCTCGCCATTTCCAGCTCCACCTACGCGGCGACGCTGGCGGGCGAGGGTTCGGTGGCAGGGAACCTGACGCTCGGCAACGGCTCGATCGGGTCGAACGTGACCATCGATCCGGCCACGCCGGGTGCGTTCACGGCGGGCAGCACGCTCACCGTGCTGAACACCGCCACGGTCGGCTTCACCAACATCCCGGCCGCGGGTGGCACGTTCACGGTGCTGAGACACGGCGGCACGACGGCCACGCCTTCGAACTTCGCGGTGGCGGGTTCAGCGGGTTACCGCACGGCTCCGGTGTTCGACACCACCACCGATCCGACGGCGGTGACCGTGCAGGTCACGCCGGGCTCCGCCATTACTTGGAAGGGCAACAGCTCGGCGGTCTGGGACGTGAACACGACCGTCAACTGGCTGGGAGCGGGTGCGGTGGCGGAGAAGTTCTACACGCTCGACAGCGTGACCTTCGATGACACGGCGACGGTTTTCGCACCGACCCTGGCGGTGGCCGTTTCCCCGGCCAGCGTGACCTTCAACAACTCGGCCAATGCCTACACGCTGACCGGCGCGGGCTCGATCGGTGGCACCGGCGGCTTGGTGAAGAGCGGCACGAACTCGCTGACGCTCTCCACCGCGAACACCTTCACCGGTGACGTCGCGATCAATGGCGGCAAGCTGGTGATGGGCAATGCGGCCGCGCTCGGCAACGCGACCATCAAGAACGTCACCGTGGCCAATGGCGGGCAGCTCGACCTCGCGGGCTTCTCGCCGGGCACCACGCGCAGCTTCACCTACAAGATCGCGGGCACCGGCGCCGATGGGAACGGCGCGCTGACGAACAGCACGACGACCTCGATCGCGGGGAACTCCGGCATCTTGAATCTGGAACTCACCGCGGATGCCACCGTCGGTGGGGCGGGCCGGTTCGACATCGGCGGCACCGCGGGCACCGGCATCGTGACTGGCAACGGACACACCCTGACCAAGGTCGGGGCGAGCCAGATCCAGTTGCGCGGCGATGCCACCGGCACTCCTATCGCGATTGTGGTGCAAGCCGGCACGCTGGGCGCGGAAAACGTCGATACCGCGTTCGGTGGTGCCACGGGTTCGGTGAGCGTGGCGAATGGCGCGACGGTGGGCACCTACGGGGCCCGCACGATCGCCACGCCGGTCAGCCTGGCGGCGGGGGCCACCCTTACGAATCTCGGCACCGGCACAGGCACCTGGACCGGGCCGATCTCCGTGGCGGGTGATGCCACGGTGAATCCCGCAGGTCAGATCATCAACCTGAACGGCGTGGTTTCGGGGGCTGGTGGCATCACGGTGCTGCCGAACGGTGGCACGCTGAATTTCGCCGGAGCGAACACCTTCAGCGGCGGCCTGTTGATTGGCACGACCAACACCACCGCCACCACGGTGAACATCGCCACGGGCTCCACGTTCACGGTGGCCGCCGGAAAACTGGTCCAGCTCGGCAACAACTCGGGCACCGGCAGCTTCTCCAACCAGACGCTCACAGTGAGCGGCGCGGTCACCAGCGCGGGCACCTTGTTCATGGGGCGCGCCGGCACGGTGACCCTGAACTCGGGCGCGACCTGGGATCAGTCCGGAGACGTGGCGGCCAATGCCCAGGGGGGCTACCCGGGGACGCTGAACGTGAACACCGGCTCCACCTTCACCTACACCGGCTCCACCACCGTGAAGGTCAATGGCGGCAGCACCGGCATCGGCACGATCTCCATCGGCGGCTTGTTCGTCACCAGCATGGGCTTCGAGCAGAATCTGACCCCCTCCGGCAGTGGCTACGGCGTGGTGACCCTGGCGGGCGGCACGGTCCGGCTCACGGCGGACGTGCCCCAGCTCACCACCTCGAACCGATTCACGCTCGGCTCGGGTGGCGGTACCATCGACACCAATGGCCACAATGCCAGCCTGAGCTATGCGATTAGCGGAGCGGGCAATGCCCTGACCAAGGCCGGTGTGGGCCGCCTGACCCTCACCGGGGCGTGCACCTACAGCGGGGCGACCACCGTGACCGGCGGCACCCTGGCAGGCACCGGCTCGGCCAGTTCGGCGGTGACGGTGAACAGCGGCACCCACCTCGCGCCGGGCACGACGACGGGCACCTTCAACTGCGCGGGCGCGGTGCTAGCCAGTGGCTCGACCCTGGACATCGAGATCAGTAGCTCGGGCGGGACGGCGGACAAGGTAGTCTCCACCGGCGATGTGACGATCACCGGAGCGAACGCCACCTTCACCGAGATCGGCACCGGCGCGCTGGCCGGGGGCACCAAGCTTGTGATCCTCGATTACACCGGCAAGACGCTGACCGGCACCTTCAACGGGCTGGCGGAAGGCGCGACCGTGACGGTGGGGGCGAACTCGTTCACCCTCAGCTACACCGATGCCTCCCGCATCACGCTGACCGCCGCGGCGGGCGCGGGCTATTCCGGCTGGGCTTCCACCAACGCGGGCGGCCAGGCGGCGAACCTCGATTTCGACGGGGACGGCGTGAAGAACGGCGTGGAGTACCTGATGGGGGCCACCGGTTCCTCCCAGACGGCGAACCCGGGTGTGGTGAACGGCAAGATCATCTGGCCGAAGGAGCCGTCCGCGGCGGTCACCTGGGCGGTGGAAACCTCTCCGGACCTGAGCGTCTGGACGGCGGCCACCAGCGGGGTGACCGACCTCGGCACGTCGATTGAATATGTGGTGCCGACGGGGGCGGCGAAGCGCTTCGTTCGCCTGCGGGTGACGGCTCCGTAA